The Epinephelus lanceolatus isolate andai-2023 chromosome 14, ASM4190304v1, whole genome shotgun sequence genome has a window encoding:
- the LOC117251043 gene encoding uncharacterized protein LOC117251043, with the protein MTHFRGQIRGPHWGPTMDNMLIDFWRRHECLFNSSVDAYYDKDLKTKLWTEFALSIGKPVSDVERRSRSLRTQYGRVLWHPERVSTAQQKMLREKLDFLRPYIVRRRGDSFLEDKFDDREEDDEELETEGSIDQEMGNSFDSSLDADVTGQDLNNEPHPSSSLNPTPLLCPNLQPQVTEVVSLSCSHHHNDEGSADQADQTAAPHTSKHNILNQFAEVMLADMRQIKDPMVLMRLRRDITDLVFKAVEEDVKRRCAQAPSMSMLVESTQLHSCSRPQHQAPSQTNHSWRQRFLKRRSKGCEIGRRIQSWEEMKHMRRMSRSQLLQPVQQGQAPEGMSENGSQIIIQASEIKRETEPHMVKIEDEALPSA; encoded by the exons ATGACACATTTTCGAGGTCAGATACGGGGGCCACACTGGGGCCCCACCATGGACAACATGCTGATAGATTTCTGGCGTAGACATGAATGCCTTTTTAATTCCTCGGTCGATGCTTACTACGATAAGGATTTGAAGACCAAGCTGTGGACCGAGTTCGCCTTGTCCATCGGAAAGCCTG TATCTGATGTTGAGAGAAGATCAAGATCACTCCGGACTCAGTATGGGAGGGTGTTATGGCACCCAGAGAGGGTCAGCACTGCCCAGCAAAAAATGCTTAGGGAGAAACTTGATTTCTTGAGGCCTTACATAGTTCGTAGGCGAGGTGATTCATTTCTG GAGGACAAGTTTGATGATCGGGAAGAGGATGATGAGGAGTTGGAGACTGAAGGAAGTATTGACCAGGAGATGGGAAATTCATTTGATAGCTCACTGGATGCCGATGTGACTGGGCAGGATCTGAATAATGAACCCCACCCGTCGTCGAGCCTGAACCCCACTCCCCTGCTCTGTCCAAACCTGCAGCCTCAAGTTACAGAGGTTGTGTCTTTGAGCTGTTCTCACCATCACAATGATGAGGGTTCTGCTGATCAGGCTGACCAAACAGCTGCACcacacacatccaaacacaACATACTAAACCAGTTTGCAGAGGTTATGTTGGCGGATATGCGTCAGATTAAAGACCCTATGGTACTAATGAGACTCCGCCGAGATATCACTGACCTGGTGTTCAAAGCAGTGGAAGAGGACGTGAAGAGACGATGTGCTCAGGCACCATCCATGTCCATGCTAGTAGAAAGCACGCAGTTACACAGCTGCTCCAGGCCCCAACATCAGGCACCTTCACAAACAAACCACTCTTGGAGGCAGAGGTTTTTGAAGAGAAGGAGCAAAGGGTGTGAGATCGGCAGAAGGATACAGAGTTGGGAGGAGATGAAGCACATGAGGAGAATGTCCAGGAGTCAGTTATTACAGCCTGTCCAGCAGGGCCAAGCACCAGAGGGGATGAGTGAAAACGGCTCTCAGATTATTATTCAGGCTTCTGAGAtcaaaagagagacagagccaCACATGGTTAAGATTGAGGACGAAGCGCTTCCATCCGCTTGA